One Taeniopygia guttata chromosome 16, bTaeGut7.mat, whole genome shotgun sequence DNA window includes the following coding sequences:
- the MFAP4 gene encoding microfibril-associated glycoprotein 4, with product MEFVAVALLVALGTLSRGQPIGPQAPPFCPPLPPRDCQDVHAGGAREDGVYLVSPAGGGAPPVPVYCDMSTQGHVWTVFQRRFNGSVSFFRGWNDYRAGFGRADGEYWLGLQTLALLTLQARYELRVELEDFENNSAAATYGSFALSPTAVSAEEDGYALHVAGFVDGGAGDSLSYHNGQKFSTFDRDQDLFAQNCAALSSGAWWFRSCHFSNLNGFYLAGPHLSYANGINWAQWKGFYYSLKRSEMKIRRL from the exons ATGGAG ttCGTGGCCGTGGCGCTGCTGGTGGCGCTGGGGACCCTCAGCCGGGGGCAGCCGATCGGACCCCAGG cccccccgttctgcccgcccctccccccccgggACTGCCAGGACGTGCACGCGGGGGGGGCGCGGGAGGACGGGGTGTACCTGGTGTCCCccgcggggggaggggcgccCCCCGTGCCCGTCTACTGCGACATGAGCACCCAGGGCCACGTCTGGACG GTGTTCCAGCGCCGGTTCAACGGCTCCGTCAGTTTCTTCCGCGGTTGGAACGATTACCGGGCCGGCTTCGGCCGCGCCGACGGCGAGTACTGGCTGG GCCTGCAGACCCTGGCCCTGCTGACCCTCCAGGCCCGTTACGAGCTGCGGGTGGAGCTGGAGGACTTTGAGAACAACTCGGCCGCCGCCACCTACGGCTCCTTCGCGCTGTCGCCCACCGCGGTCAGCGCCGAGGAGGACGGCTACGCCCTGCACGTGGCCGGCTTCGTCGACGGCGGCGCCG GCGACTCCCTGAGCTACCACAACGGGCAGAAGTTCTCCACCTTCGACCGCGACCAGGACCTGTTCGCCCAGAACTGCGCCGCGCTCTCCTCGGGGGCCTGGTGGTTCCGCAGCTGCCACTTCTCCAACCTCAACGGCTTCTACCTGGCCGGGCCCCACCTCTCCTACGCCAACGGCATCAACTGGGCCCAGTGGAAGGGTTTCTACTACTCGCTCAAGCGCAGCGAGATGAAGATCCGACGGCTCTGA